A segment of the Crassostrea angulata isolate pt1a10 chromosome 10, ASM2561291v2, whole genome shotgun sequence genome:
GGAAGTCGGAGTGTAGAAAGAGACAGAGAGATCAGAATGCCCTAGCCCAAAAACAGACAAACCAATCCAGAAACGACAATCATAATTTAAACGCCCAGTAGCTGACACTACGGGTCAAGTGCCAGCTAGGATTACCCCTCAAATTAAACCCCAAATGACCCCAAACGTTCCCCATTGCCCCCCTTGTAAGAAATCAGATGCATTGTTTATCAAAGCCACGATTTTAGGAGTGGAATTAGAATGCCTTGTAGACACAGGTTCTACATCTACGATTATGCATTCTGGGAAATATTTTGACATACCAGATGCTTTACGTCCTAAGCTTGAACCTTCTTCTAGTACCCTACGTATGGCTGATGGCAGCCTTGTTAAACCATTGGGATGTGCAATCTTTCCCCTTATTATTGAAGAGCATGAATATGAGCAACCCATTATTGTTGCTAGTATTGATGAACCATTAGTGCTTGGATTTGATTTTCTGGCTCAGTACAAGTGTACAATAGATGCAGCCAGTAACAGTTTACATATTGGTCAAATACCTGTGACCAGGAATCAAAGGTCAATAAGTATGTCCTCTTGTAGAATCAGAGTAAGTGAGGACACAGTACTACCCCCTTCTAGTGAAACAGTAATTAAGGGACGGGTGGAAGGAAACAGTTATTTAACAGAGGGAATACTTGAGCCCTATAGCGAAAAGCTGACTCAGAGCGGTGTTGTTGTAGCTCGAGCACTTGTAAACCTTACAGATGGTTTTGTACCTATGCGAAttggaaattttacaagtgAAACCATTACTGTTTTCAAAGATACTGTCGCTGCAGTGTGCGATGAAGCTTTACAAATTGAGACGGATAACCCCATAGAGTTGCAAAAAGTTTATCAAATAAACCCCGTTGAGTCACAAGCAATTCCTGAGCATTTAGCCATCTTGTATGAAACCTCCTGCAACTTGTTGAATGAAGAACAAAAATTATCTTTCAAGAATTTGCTACTGAAGCATCAGAATATATTTGCAAAATCTAAAGGTGACCTAGGCGTCACAGATATTATTAAGCATCAAATCAACACTAGCGATGCAGTTCCTATAAAACAAGCAGCTCGCAGGCTCCCAATTACAAAACGTCAAGTTGTTAAGGACGAAGTAGACAAAATGATTAAGAGTGGTGTTATTGAGCCATCTACCAGTCCTTGGGCATCCCCTGTAGTACTCTGTACCAAGAAAGACGGTTCTGTAAGATTTTGTATAGACTATCGACGTCTCAATTCAGTTACTCATAAGGACTCTTACCCCTTGCCCCGTATTGATGATTCTCTTGACGCCCTTCGAGGTTCTAAGTGGTTTTCTACACTTGATCTACAAAGTGGATTTTGGCAGGTTCAAATGAATAACAGTGATGCTGAGAAAACTGCTTTTGTTACAAATGGTGGCCTTTATCAGTTCCGTGTAATGCCTTTTGGACTTTGTAACGCCCCTGCGACCTTTCAACGACTAATGGAATGTGTCCTAAGTGGcctgaattttgaaatttgtttgttgtACATAGACGATATTATTGTCTATTCAGATAGTTTTGAACAACACTTGGAGCGATTATCGACTGTTTTAGAGAAGCTGCATGGAGCAAACCTCAAAGTGTCCCCTAAGAAATGCAAAATGTTTCAACAACAAGTATCCTTCCTTGGCCATATCGTCAGTGCTGATGGCATAGCAACTGACCCTGACAAAACACAAGCCATTAAGGCCTGGCCAAAACCAGAGACTGTTACAGAAGTACGTAGTTTTCTCGGCACCTGTGCATATTACAGGCGATTTATTAAATCATTCAGTGACATAGCAAAACCTCTTTACAAACTGACAGAAAAAGATTCCCAGTTTAACTGGTCAAACAGTTGTCAAGTCTCTTTCAATACTTTGAAAGATTGCCTCACTAATGCCCCCATATTGGGATACCCTGATTTGACCCAAGAGTTTATCTTAGATACTGATGCCAGTGCATTTTGTATCGGTGCTGTCCTCTCACAGGTTAAAGATAACAAAGAGCAGGTCGTTGCATATTTCAGTAAGTCACTGTCAAAGCCCGAGCGCAACTACTGCGTGACTCGTCGAGAACTTCTGGCGGTTGTCGAGGGAATTAAACATTTTCACCATTACTTGTATGGCCAACACTTTTCTGTCAGAACTGATCATGGTGCTCTAAACTGGTTGATGCAGTTCAAAAATCCTGAGGGACAAATGGCCCGCTGGcttgaagtactttctgtatACGATTTTTCTATTTCCCATCGCCCTGGTAAGTCCCACGGAAATGCTGATGGTCTTTCTCGGCGACCTTGTGGCGAGTGTCAATActgtaaaagaaaagaaaatcgtGAAGTTGAGGAAGAAGAAAAAGAGTGTACTCATGATATTTGTGTTGTAAGAAGTCAAAAGCAAATTGCTCCGTCTGTGACTCAAGTTATTGATCAATATAACGAAATTAGTGATCAATTACCAGAAAATAATGATCATTCTATAGCTGAGCAATGGCAAGCTACTAGGAAAATTGAGTTAAAGGCCGCTCAAACTAGTGACCCCATTATTTCAATAGTATATAAGTGGAAAGAGTCATCCACTCGCCCCTCATGGCAAGAGATTTCCCATTTAGGTGTAGAACTTAAAATCTTTTGGTCACAATGGGATCGACTAATTACAGATGACGGTGTTTTGTACAGACAGTGGACAGACAAAAGTCATGATAAGCAGGTGCTACAGGTTGTCCTACCTACTTCTTTACGTATAGAGGTTCTCACCATGCTTCACTGTGACCCATCTGCTGGTCATTTTGGCATTTTAAGGACATTACATCGGGTTCGCTTGAGGTTTTATTGGCCCTATGTCAAGAGAGATGTTATACAATGGTGCCATGAATGCCCAACTTGTCAGATACATAATCCAGTTACTAAACAACCAAAAGCTTGCTTGAAACAATACCATGTTGGAGCCCCATTGGAGAGAGTTGCCCTGGATATTTTTGGTCCCTTGCCCCGAACAAAGTCaggaaaaacatatattttggtCATAAGTGATTACTTTACTCGCTGGACAGAGAGTTACCCATTAGCAAATATAGAAGCTTCTACCGTAGCTCATACCTTTGTATGCCAGTTCATCTGTAAATTTGGTGTTCCACGTCAGGTCCATACTGACCAAGGCACCCAGTTTGAATCCGACCTGTTTAAGGAGATATGTAGAAtattagatatagataaaacTAGGACGACTCCTTACCACCCCCAGAGTGATGGTCTTGTAGAGCGATTCAATCGAACTTTAAAGTGTATGTTAAATAAATACGTAGGCAAGCACCCTAAAGATTGGGATACTTATTTGCCCCTGCTCATGCTAGCCTACAGATCATCTGTACACGATAGTACTGGTGAGACACCAAGTTTGCTGATGTTGGGTAGAGAGGTGGAACTCCCCATAGATATGTTATTTGGACGGAACGATAGCCCAAAACTCTCTAGTGACTCTTACAATGAGTATGTCAAAAACTTACAAGCTACATTATACGATGTTCACGAGCTTGCAAGAGCCCAAATGCTAAAAGCTGGAGCCAGGCAGAAGAAGAAATATGACCATAATGCAAAACAAAACCAATACAAAATAGGAGATTTAGTTTTGCTTAACGCCAAACGTATTAGCAAATTGAACCCCAAGTTTTGTAGAAATTGGGAGGGTCCATATACCATTACtaagaaaatttcagatcttacTTATGAAATTCAGCGAGGTTCCTCTGGGGTCCTGAAAATTGTCCACCATAACCTTTTAAGGCCTTACTTTGGAAAGACTGGCACTCATTAAGCTATAATATGAGTAAAAACAGAATGATTCAGTATACTTCTACATAAAGTATATAGTATTTGtctgaaggaaaaaaaaaaaagtgtatttGAAATCTTTGTccttacctgtatttattttaattactcaGATGATACTGGACTGCAGAGCCTGCACTCGGTCTTTCCAAACAAGGAGGCAACTCTACAGGCATTTCGCAGAAGTGCATGGCGATTACCTAGAATGTAACTTCTGCAGATTCACATTACCAGGTACCAGGAAATATCTAATGGTCCGCCATCTCAACAACAAGCACCCAGATAAACCTGTATTGTATTCTGTGAAGCGGAGAGAGGCTTTCCACAATGACGCTTCAGCATCCTCTGGTTATGTGCCGAGGCCATTCCACAGGTCTCCACGACGCCAGTCCCCTCGGAGATCGTCCTCCAAGAGATCCCCATCTAGAACTGCGTCAGCCACTTCGTCTCATCCTCGACGAAAGTATCCAGAGGATTCTCCAGCCACCTCAACCGTCCCTCCACCTATCACACCACTGAGGTCTCCCTCGATCTCCATTTCCTTGGGAAGCCCCATGGAGGTGGATCTATATGGACTGGATGGGCCAGCGGAGACTCCACCTCGGAGGGTTTTGCTGAACAAAAGGCCTTCGGTAGCATCCAGACCAGCTAGAGCTCCATCACCCCTCCAACCTTCAAGAGCCGTTTCATTGCTGACCAGGCCCGTTCCGGCTTTGGCTTCCACTGCCCCAGATCCTGAACCCGCCTTTTCAGAGCCGGTTTGGTCTGCATGCCCCGAGTCCCTGTTGTCCACGTCATCCATTCCCATGTCAGCACCTGAGCTACCATCTTCTTCCACTGTACCAGCTGTTTCTTCTGCTGAATCTTCGTTGGAACCCACTTTGCCTCCATTTGCACCTCCAGTTGTGTCTTTGGCCAATGAGACGACGTCCGGAACTCCTTTTTCGGCATCAACGGAATCGTTGCTCCAGGAACTGTTTCCTGATCTGTATCCCTCTTCCTCATCTCCTGAGAAGAGCTCCCTGGATGTCAATACTGTCAGTACCGTCGACCTAACAACAGCTAGTTGTCAACCAATCAACACCCCGAGTTATGTTCTTCATCGATGTGAGAGGTCGGATCCAGCCCTGGCATCGTCTCATCTGGCCAATGACCCCAGGCTTTTCTTTGCTGGAGCTCCCAGTGCCCAGGAAGATGATTTTGTGGCCCGAATAATGCAGAAAGCCAATCGTGAGGCAAAGAGTTTAGGTAATTCTCACCGTAAGGTATCTTTGATCCCTCGAGGATTCAGCAGTGTCACTCGTGTGGAAGAACTGTCGTTTCCAGATGGTCGTGTCTACAAAATGAAATCAACGCTGGTTAGAGACACTGAATATTCCATCATGGATTCGAAATGTACTCAAACAGACAATGTCCCCGCCTGTGTTATCCCTACCCCTGTTTCCAGATGTGacgctttcacacaagtttccaCTGTCCAGACCTTCACCCTGGGAGATTAGCTGATCCATCTTTGTGTGTGTTCCTCCTTTGTCCCATCCCTGTATCTGATTGGAACTCTAGTATTTATAAGTGAGAACATTTAATCTCTGAggtgctatatacatgtatagtactCATATATAGTACTGTCATATAGTAtcgaatttgttttattatatcattacaattattttatgtatattgtttatGTATGCCATAAGATATCTATTATTATCCATGGTGTATGTACATAAAGTACATTGCCATGTTTCAGATGTGAGTACTTATacctgtacatgcatgtataatgatatctcatgtattaattatcatttctcATTGTTGTTGttacaatatttattgatgATATTTCCTTGAAAACATGTGGTAAGTTTGTTTGCTATTTATTGTTCACTGTATGTTTAATAGTTTACTTACCGTTCGAGGACGAACGCTTTTTCAACGTCGGGGGTGATGTGACAGCTCTGCTGCGAGTTAGATCAGTACATTGACCTGATTAAAATATCTATTTACCGTATTGATTTAAATAGAATCTGGATTAttaatctttgtttacatattacgATGATTGTCGGTAATACAACGCATAATATCCGTTATAAAGCccatataatatgttttacggtgcgaccgttggggcgagcacagcatgtgatcaaacaatgaattataataaattaataaaataaaattaacaacgtgaaatatgaatgccaaaaaataaaacatacctatttttcagtaaattttcaatattcatagtttataagatttgttataatttatttatttatatgtagaacaatagtttaatctcagatacaatgttgttaaataataaagattttaatatataaatattcattgcactgcatctcctcttttaaagtgattgtgattatgattgattgattgatttccccctttttttttgcagtagacattttttcttaaacttacatataaaacttgactcatcatagagctacccccatgttaaaatttttttcatttttgtcaatttatacatagaaaatcgacttaccatggatttgcccctccacttaaaaaaaaaaattaatgtttaattttatttttaatttacgcttaaaaatatttgcttacaatgttaaaagaacatgatgttgtccccccccccccccccccccccccgcatgtaataaatggaagtgaaaataaagaaaccattgaactgctaaagagctgaaggattagaattttcatgatttatttttctttttgcttgcaaagattttttgggtgaggctgccatccacccacccaccccctttaaaaaaaggcgctgctacgtataacgttacgtttcaggaaattaccgtaattatagtgaataaaatatttgtgagcattcatccaaattagtgcaatttacaactgtttcctgtatctgaagaaatgtccttattcgtcagctgttctttatcttagcctttgcaagattttaagaggattttggtcatttcagcagatttacaataacttcaattagagtaatttccccttacaagtgcttattgtgacgtcaaagctgacgttggttaagtgtcgtcttactctttaaaactcccctgagaaataaaagtatgcgaagtatactgttttatttaattaaaaagcatgatgttcttaaaattacacatcttataagcttttcaaaggttttactttgattctcgggagaacgtgatgttggaacgtgaggttggaaaccattggtactatgaattgtgggtcaaaatttactgactccgaaaaaatatatcggatcaatgtaaacgtttgtgacgtcacacgattatttttgattgaaagtgtactgaggtgaactttagaggtaacattgactgtatgtcgcttacatcgttattgtttttactgtctaaatttgtcttgctgattctcgtgagagtgtgaagtgataaaaattgccatgattacagggaactactgggacaattaaaacgatgcattactggtccgatttactgacgccaaaaaaatccgttgaatgaatgtgcaactagtccgaattttctattcacacacgccttgccggtagagctcgcttcgcgccggcgctgcgcgccggcgagctgcgctcgctataaataTGAGCACACGGCATTGTCATTACATGCGATCGGGATCGTATTCCATACGTATTCCGCCATGTTGGTTTATATTTAGAATGCACATGTGACTGCATCGGTTGATCGATTACAGCAGCAATACGTATTATTTATAGACATCACCTACCTACGTATATTATTAGCGTTCTTTAATAACATCTTACCTATTTTTCTAGCACTGGCACCtgatatatttcctttttaaacGTATTTCTTTACTTCCCTATATAATCATGTTGGGGCTGCAGCATTTCCGGTTTGTGAATGTTACCAATCGTGACGTCAGTAATATACAACGTCATCAGTATACATTGGTAACTTGGTATTTCCGGTAGAAAACCTTTATATATGCACCCTTTTTTGGGACTGGGGTACCAGAGCATCAGCATCGCTCGCACTAATCAGACCACCTTCATAAACGGTGAGATTCATAGTACGATTAGCAAATTATAGCACGTACAGGGACCTACCATATACTCTGTTCAGGAATTATTTCATTACTAGGATTTTAAGATAATATTTGGGTGCCAGTCtgctatatatatttatcacccCCCCTTTTCCccattgtattttatacatttaggGTGGATAATTTGTGCTACTGTTTACGAGGCAGTATATCTCCCCTGTTTATGTTGTCTTAAATTATAGTATTGTTATTGATTAAAATCTATTTGAAATGTTACCAAGTCTTATGTTTCTCTCTCTCGGATTGTCACACATTATTATATTTGGAAATATGAATTGACGGCGGTGTTGAAATACCGGTCtttattaaaaactaaatacagtCCAAGACTGTGTTACCCGATATACCTCGGGCACGTTACAGTAACAATGTTGAAAAACTGCACCTTGATTTTTGTAAGCAAACCCTGGGTGTGAAAAGGTCTTCATTTAATGCTGCTGTGTATGCAGAGTTAGGTAGAATACCTCTTATTACAAAAAggttttgttcaattttaaaattttggaacGATGTGTTATGTagtaataattgtattatacaaaaGTGTTACGAAGAAATGTACATTAACTGCGAATTACATGGACATAAAAATTGGGCTTCTgatgtaaagaaaattttaaatgaaattgggTTCAATGAAGTTTggaataaacaaacaattgaTTCACTAACTCTAAAAGTCATAAATCAACGAATCGTAGACTTGGctaaacaagatatttttggtaaaatagaaaattcgcagaaatgtcatttttataaatatttagtgGATGGATTTTATCTTCAATATTACCTGAGAAAGTCAGTccctgtaaaatttcaacagtgtatatcaaaattaagattgtCCTCTCATCGTTTAGCTATCGAAACTGGAAGGTACAATAATACACAAAGAGCCCAAAGGAACtgcttttcatgtaaaaattatgttgaagatgaattccattttattttagtgtgtccagtatatattaaataccgtcaaaaatacattaaagaGTATTTTTATGAGAAACCATCGATGTTCAAGCTGTTGCAATTGTttaataacgaaaattttaaagatatgtgtaacctcggcaaatacatttattatagtatgaaattaagaaacgatatatgtaattaagtgtagatgttgttctttttttatctttttcgcCTTTACTTATGtcaattgttcatatttatgtatgtacaatgtaatagggGCTCCTGTAAAATACCCACTTCTGtactttaatatgtttaatttgtaaaatctgATGAGCTGCAAaagaatgaaatgaaaaaatgatataattatataaacaacaacaattattttttacatatactagtattcttTTAATTGTCACACATAATTGTATTCAAATAGCTTTTACGTATTTTAatattgcaagaaaaaaaattgtaattattcATCGAAATCCAAAGAACTTTTTGACCCTGCATCGAAAGCTGGGAGATGTTTCCTGTGGTTTAGTGTTTGGTACCTGAAAATATAATGTTAATACTTCGTCAACGtattgtcttttactaattaacaatttttgatTGTCAATGAGtatggactcattgacaattaaaaattgttaattagtaaaagacagtATGTACACACAAGgcatcaggttttttttttataaatctgaaattaataatggttttatatttcatttaactCTAAGTTATTGTCTATACTTGTGCTAtgcatgtagtttttttttaaaggtataaaCAAATGGctatcatgtttaaaaaaattcaagttgctttaatattcaattattttttatagcaTTGATGACATCATTCTATTTTGTCATTGTTGTGAATGGTTATCATGACGTGTACATGTACCGACCTCTAAGTACTCTGCTGCAGTACTGCCTGTAGATTTGGGATTAGGAGCGCGGAATGTTTTTGTGctttttctgatcacccgtctGGTTCCATTGTCTCCAATCTTTagggaaaataaaaaattaattcatcaaACTACAAGTACCATGTATATCAGACAGTTTTGTTTGAAAGTATCATCGGTAAAACATTAGTCCGTTCATGCAAGATCTTAACTTAATTGATTGTTTATCATGACTGACTGAAGTTAAATTGACAAAATGAACTAAATCTTTTGACTACGTTAATTTTCATGGTACTGTATTTATCTTACCCATGAGTCATTTATTGCGGAACTGCGTGTACACTTTGGATCAGGTGCACGGAATGTCTTTGTACTTTTCCGGACTCCCGGTCTTCCTTGGCcttcattctaaaaaaaaaaaataataagcaaAAATCAAACTACAAGTGAACCATTTCTATAATAATAATCACCAATTACAAAATGCTGCACGCCAGTACACGAAGGATCCTACGTTTGATGGGTATAGGTACTAAGTTGACTTTCGTGGGGGGTCAACGTTCGTGGGTAGTTAATATTTTGCAGGCTTGCGGGTGTGTAATTTTGTTGGTAGagtgcttgtacatgtatatactttcgTGGGGatttaattcataaatttgTGTGCAATGGCTATAGTTATCCACGAAAGCTACgaatattgccccccccccccccgaaaaatgATGATTCCTCAGTATACCTCCAATTTCTTGTGAATGGTTATCAATGCCTTACCTCTTGTGTACTGTGCGTATACTTTGGGATTTCAGGAGCGCGGAATTTCTTGGTGCTTTTTCTGATGCCCAATATTCCGTCATCTTCAttcttgcagaaaaaaaataaccaaggtaattaaaaaactaatataattattacatgttGCAAGGTTGCTAAATAATTTTACATGgtacatttatgaaaaaaaaaatacattgtataagGTAAATGTCAAGATCATAGTTcttacattaatttttcttcCATGTCTCTTCAGGAAATTCAAAATTCGTCCTTGACTCTTCTAGAAGAAAGATTGTCAATTAAGTCACACAGTATGTTTAAAGTTTACTTATAGTAGTATTACGATACATTCCCTTcactctgagagagagagagagagagagagagagagagagagagagagagagagagagagagagagagagagagagagagagagagagacagacagacagacagacagacagacagacagacagacagagagagagagagagagagagagaattcttACCAATCCGTCTTCTGGATTTC
Coding sequences within it:
- the LOC128165425 gene encoding uncharacterized protein LOC128165425, which translates into the protein MQKFNSRVDKAYAHALNLDRMTQESFVKMTPKDMNNNTQPCSGREYGNPEDGLKSQGRILNFLKRHGRKINVPNTKPQETSPSFRCRVKKFFGFR